The genomic window GCAGATATTCTTAAGGAAACTGATAACGGGTTAGCTGAAAGCAAAGTACTGAATATTGCCCGTCAATTAGTCAATGCTGTAACACAATTGAATGTAGATAATTTGCCCGGCTTCAGCTTTAAGCCAGAGAAAATTATCATCACAGATTCTGGCATGGTGAAGATCATGGAATTTGGAATTGGAGAAGAGCAGGCATTTAATAAACCTGCTATCTGGACATTTGGCAGGTTAATCCATGAGTTATTAACGGGGCATTCGCCCTATGACATTGAACCTGATAAAGAAATTTCTACTTTAGAAATTAGACCATATCATGCTAATCCAGAATTTAGCCAGAAAATCAATGTACTGCTGACAAAATGCCTGGCATTGGAATCTGAGAAAAGGTTTAATGATTTCCCTGAGATTAAAAACTTCTTATTAGCCAATAGCCCTGACATAGAGCCTTGTGAAATAGAAATTCCAGAAGAGTCTCCTTCTGAAAACAAGAAAGATTTAGATATAATTGACAATGTTGATGCAGACTTGAGGCTTCCCTATGATACCGGGTATGAGAGATTAGTAAAGAAGAAATTCAAAGTGATAAATATTGTGCTCATATCTTTAGTAATTGTTGCCATAGTAATAATTTATATGTATTTCAGGTCAGAGAGGATTGCTAATGATCATGATGCTGTAAGAGGTGAACTTATGAAGTATGGAGAAGAAATATCTAAGATCGCTCTTTACGCAAGAATGAATGAAAATGTTCTCAGAGAGTTACAGCCCTGGGATGAGGAATTATTGGCTTCTGAATTAAACTGGGAAGATAATTCAAAAACAACTAATTTTGCTACTTATACTTATTTCATTATAAATGCAGGGGAAATCAGATTAGCAGCTGTTGGTTATAAGAAGGGATATGATAGATCAAATAAAATTAATATGGAGCTGATAATAGATTTTACCAAGCCATATCCAAATGCAGAAATAATTATCAATAATTAGTTTGGATTATCAGATGAAATGGGAAATCCAGAATTCAAGCTGGAAGGAGTCATTATGATATATTGCGGTAATTGCGGTAAACAATATAAAGAAGAATTAAATTTTTGCCCACATTGTGGAACACCTAATCAAGCTCATAAAACTGATAAAAAGACTGATTGTTCTGCTACTGTAATATCGCGAGTTGGTGAATATGGTAGTGAGGAGGAATCAAGAAATACTGCTTCAAATATAGGTGGAAAGTCTGCTTTAAACCCCAGAAACATACCAATTGGCATCAAGATAGATGGCAGATATGAGGTTAAAGAGAAACTTGGTAGTGGAGATTTTGGTACTGTTTATAAAGTATGGGATTCTGATGCTGATTGCTTTAAAGCCCTTAAATTGATACATTTTGAGTATTATGATGATGAAAAAGTAATCGCTGATCTGAAAAAAGGAACTAAGACCTTGATGAAAATATTCTCTGATCACGTGGTGAGAGTGTGGGATATTCACCTGCGGGGAGATTTAAAATATATTAATATGGAATATCTGGATGGTGAAGATCTGGTAGATTTCAAACTTAATTTTCCAGATAATAAAGTGCCAGAAAGATTAGTGGAGAAAATTGCCCTGCAGCTTGCCGTTGGCATGAAAGAAATACATAAAAATAATGTGATTCACAAAGACCTGAAACCCCAGAATATTATGCTCACCATCG from Candidatus Stygibacter australis includes these protein-coding regions:
- a CDS encoding protein kinase family protein, which produces MPFCGNCGKKFTDKEKFCPYCGAMNELYQEETSEAIATQIARAGDYSEDARQQNLDPQNITVGTIIDDRYEIREKLGRGEFCTVYLVWDRDAECEKALKFIHKRYYNDTEVIEHLKKEALFLMQVISDNIVRVWDIHFGEDMKYIDLEYLIGENLADILKETDNGLAESKVLNIARQLVNAVTQLNVDNLPGFSFKPEKIIITDSGMVKIMEFGIGEEQAFNKPAIWTFGRLIHELLTGHSPYDIEPDKEISTLEIRPYHANPEFSQKINVLLTKCLALESEKRFNDFPEIKNFLLANSPDIEPCEIEIPEESPSENKKDLDIIDNVDADLRLPYDTGYERLVKKKFKVINIVLISLVIVAIVIIYMYFRSERIANDHDAVRGELMKYGEEISKIALYARMNENVLRELQPWDEELLASELNWEDNSKTTNFATYTYFIINAGEIRLAAVGYKKGYDRSNKINMELIIDFTKPYPNAEIIINN